One part of the Streptomyces nigra genome encodes these proteins:
- a CDS encoding acetyl/propionyl/methylcrotonyl-CoA carboxylase subunit alpha — MRKVLIANRGEIAVRVARACRDAGIASVAVYAEPDRDALHVRAADEAFALGGDTPASSYLDIDKVLTAARESGADAIHPGYGFLSENADFAQAVLDAGLIWIGPPPQAIRDLGDKVAARHIAQRAGAPLVAGTPDPVSGADEVVAFAEEHGLPIAIKAAFGGGGRGLKVARTLEEVPELYDSAVREAVAAFGRGECFVERYLDKPRHVETQCLADTHGNVVVVSTRDCSLQRRHQKLVEEAPAPFLSDAQIEELYASSKAILKEAGYVGAGTVEFLVGADGTISFLEVNTRLQVEHPVTEEVAGIDLVREMFRIADGEALGYGDPVLRGHSFEFRINGEDPGRGFLPAPGTVTTFAPPSGPGVRLDAGVESGSVIGPAWDSLLAKLIVTGATREQALQRAARALEEFKVEGMATAIPFHRAVVEDPAFAPELTGSADPFTVHTRWIETEFVNDIKPFTSPTDTDTDEESGRETVVVEVGGKRLEVSLPASLGMSLARTGLAAGAKPKRRAAKKSGPAASGDTLASPMQGTIVKVAVEEGQEVKEGDLIVVLEAMKMEQPLNAHKAGTVKGLTAEVGASLTSGAPICEIKD; from the coding sequence GTGCGCAAGGTGCTCATCGCCAACCGTGGCGAAATCGCTGTCCGCGTGGCCCGGGCCTGCCGGGATGCCGGTATCGCCAGCGTGGCCGTCTATGCGGAGCCGGACCGGGACGCTCTGCATGTCCGCGCCGCGGATGAGGCGTTCGCCCTGGGCGGTGACACCCCGGCCTCCAGCTATCTGGACATCGACAAGGTCCTGACCGCCGCCCGCGAATCGGGGGCGGACGCCATCCACCCGGGCTACGGCTTCCTGTCGGAGAACGCCGACTTCGCCCAGGCCGTCCTGGACGCCGGTCTGATCTGGATCGGCCCGCCGCCGCAGGCGATCCGCGATCTCGGCGACAAGGTCGCCGCCCGCCACATCGCCCAGCGCGCCGGCGCCCCCCTCGTCGCGGGCACCCCCGACCCGGTGAGCGGCGCCGACGAGGTCGTCGCGTTCGCCGAGGAGCACGGCCTGCCGATCGCGATCAAGGCGGCGTTCGGCGGCGGCGGCCGCGGTCTGAAGGTCGCCCGCACCCTCGAAGAGGTCCCCGAGCTCTACGACTCCGCCGTCCGCGAGGCCGTCGCCGCGTTCGGCCGCGGGGAGTGCTTCGTCGAGCGCTACCTCGACAAGCCCCGCCACGTGGAGACCCAGTGCCTGGCGGACACCCACGGCAACGTGGTCGTGGTCTCCACGCGTGACTGCTCGCTGCAGCGCCGTCACCAGAAGCTGGTGGAGGAGGCTCCCGCGCCGTTCCTGTCCGACGCGCAGATCGAGGAGCTGTACGCGTCGTCGAAGGCGATCCTGAAGGAGGCCGGCTACGTCGGCGCCGGCACGGTGGAGTTCCTCGTCGGCGCGGACGGCACGATCTCCTTCCTGGAGGTCAACACGCGTCTGCAGGTCGAGCACCCGGTCACCGAGGAGGTCGCCGGCATCGACCTGGTCCGGGAGATGTTCCGCATCGCCGACGGGGAGGCCCTCGGCTACGGCGACCCGGTCCTGCGCGGGCACTCCTTCGAGTTCCGTATCAACGGCGAGGACCCCGGCCGGGGCTTCCTGCCCGCCCCCGGCACCGTCACCACCTTCGCCCCGCCCTCGGGCCCGGGCGTGCGCCTGGACGCGGGCGTGGAGTCCGGCAGCGTGATCGGCCCGGCCTGGGACTCCCTGCTGGCCAAGCTGATCGTCACCGGCGCCACCCGCGAACAGGCACTCCAGCGCGCCGCCCGCGCCCTGGAGGAGTTCAAGGTCGAGGGCATGGCCACCGCCATCCCCTTCCACCGCGCGGTCGTCGAGGACCCGGCCTTCGCCCCCGAACTCACCGGCAGCGCAGACCCCTTCACGGTCCACACCCGCTGGATCGAGACCGAGTTCGTCAACGACATCAAGCCCTTCACCTCCCCCACCGACACCGACACCGACGAGGAGAGCGGCCGCGAGACGGTCGTCGTCGAGGTGGGCGGCAAGCGCCTGGAGGTCTCCCTCCCGGCGTCGCTGGGCATGTCGCTGGCCCGCACCGGCCTCGCCGCCGGCGCCAAGCCGAAGCGCCGCGCCGCCAAGAAGTCCGGTCCGGCCGCCTCCGGCGACACCCTCGCCTCCCCGATGCAGGGCACGATCGTCAAGGTCGCGGTCGAGGAGGGCCAGGAGGTCAAGGAGGGCGACCTGATCGTCGTCCTGGAGGCCATGAAGATGGAGCAGCCGCTGAACGCCCACAAGGCGGGCACGGTCAAGGGCCTGACCGCCGAGGTCGGCGCCTCGCTCACCTCCGGCGCCCCGATCTGCGAGATCAAGGACTGA
- the hutH gene encoding histidine ammonia-lyase has protein sequence MHTVVVGTSGVTASDVLAVARGGARVELSSQALAALAAAREIVDALAAKPEPVYGVSTGFGALATRHISPELRAQLQRNIVRSHAAGMGPRVEREVVRALMFLRLKTVCSGHTGVRPEVARTMADVLNAGITPVVHEYGSLGCSGDLAPLSHCALTLMGEGDAEGPDGVVRPARDLLAAHGIEPVELREKEGLALLNGTDGMLGMLIMALADLDTLYKSADVTASLSLEALLGTDRVLAPELHAIRPHPGQGASAANMAAVLKGSELTGHHQDDAPRVQDAYSVRCAPQVAGAGRDTMAHARLVAERELASAVDNPVVLPDGRVESNGNFHGAPVAYVLDFLAIAAADLASIAERRTDRLLDKNRSHGLPPFLADDAGVDSGLMIAQYTQAALVGEMKRLAVPASADSIPSSAMQEDHVSMGWSAARKLRTAVDNLARVLAVELYAATRAIELRDGLTPAPASRQVIDAVRAAGVQGAGPDRFLAPDLAAADAFVRTGQLVAAVEKVTGPLQ, from the coding sequence ATGCACACTGTGGTGGTGGGGACGTCCGGGGTCACCGCGTCCGACGTCCTCGCCGTGGCACGCGGCGGAGCCCGCGTCGAGCTGTCGTCGCAGGCGCTCGCGGCCCTCGCCGCGGCGCGGGAGATCGTGGACGCGCTGGCGGCCAAGCCCGAGCCCGTCTACGGCGTCTCCACCGGTTTCGGCGCCCTCGCGACCCGGCACATCAGCCCCGAGCTGCGGGCCCAGTTGCAGCGCAACATCGTCCGCTCGCACGCCGCGGGCATGGGCCCCCGGGTGGAGCGCGAGGTCGTCCGTGCGCTGATGTTCCTGCGCCTGAAGACCGTCTGCTCGGGCCACACGGGCGTACGGCCCGAGGTCGCGCGGACGATGGCCGACGTCCTCAACGCCGGGATCACGCCCGTCGTCCACGAGTACGGCTCCCTCGGCTGCTCCGGCGACCTCGCCCCCCTGTCGCACTGCGCCCTCACGCTGATGGGCGAGGGCGACGCCGAGGGCCCCGACGGCGTCGTACGGCCCGCCCGCGACCTGCTCGCCGCGCACGGCATCGAGCCCGTCGAACTGCGCGAGAAGGAGGGCCTCGCCCTCCTCAACGGCACCGACGGCATGCTCGGCATGCTGATCATGGCCCTCGCCGACCTCGACACGCTCTACAAGTCCGCCGACGTCACCGCCTCCCTGTCGCTGGAGGCGCTCCTCGGCACCGACCGGGTGCTCGCCCCCGAGCTGCACGCCATCCGCCCGCACCCCGGGCAGGGCGCCTCCGCCGCCAACATGGCCGCCGTACTGAAGGGTTCGGAGCTCACCGGGCACCACCAGGACGACGCGCCCCGCGTCCAGGACGCCTACTCCGTGCGCTGCGCCCCCCAGGTGGCCGGGGCCGGGCGGGACACCATGGCGCACGCGCGGCTGGTCGCCGAGCGTGAACTCGCCTCGGCCGTCGACAACCCGGTCGTACTCCCCGACGGGCGCGTGGAGTCCAACGGCAACTTCCATGGCGCGCCCGTCGCGTACGTCCTGGACTTCCTCGCCATCGCCGCCGCCGACCTGGCCTCCATCGCCGAGCGCCGCACCGACCGGCTGCTGGACAAGAACCGCAGCCACGGGCTGCCGCCGTTCCTCGCGGACGACGCGGGCGTCGACTCGGGCCTGATGATCGCCCAGTACACGCAGGCCGCCCTGGTCGGTGAGATGAAGCGGCTGGCCGTGCCCGCCTCGGCGGACTCCATCCCGTCGTCCGCGATGCAGGAGGACCACGTCTCGATGGGCTGGTCGGCGGCCCGCAAGCTGCGCACCGCCGTCGACAACCTCGCGCGCGTCCTCGCCGTCGAGCTGTACGCGGCCACGCGCGCGATAGAGCTGCGCGACGGGCTCACCCCGGCGCCGGCCTCCCGCCAGGTCATCGACGCCGTCCGGGCGGCGGGCGTCCAGGGCGCCGGGCCCGACCGGTTCCTGGCCCCGGACCTCGCCGCGGCGGACGCGTTCGTGCGCACCGGGCAGCTGGTCGCGGCCGTGGAGAAGGTGACCGGCCCGCTCCAGTGA
- the mmpB gene encoding morphogenic membrane protein MmpB: MLWSDPENEPPEELREMQVRLRRLGVLMALAMVLTMIVIGLR; this comes from the coding sequence ATGCTGTGGTCCGACCCCGAGAACGAGCCGCCCGAGGAACTGCGCGAGATGCAGGTCAGGTTGCGGCGGCTGGGCGTTCTCATGGCACTGGCCATGGTCCTGACGATGATCGTGATCGGGCTGAGGTGA
- a CDS encoding acyl-CoA carboxylase epsilon subunit — MNIKVVRGNPTPEELAAALAVVRARAAAAAAVPPGAPEPRDGWSDPSRIAAHRLPQPGPSSWARTYWPG, encoded by the coding sequence ATGAACATCAAGGTGGTCCGGGGCAACCCGACACCGGAGGAGCTGGCCGCCGCACTGGCGGTGGTCCGCGCCCGCGCCGCGGCGGCGGCAGCCGTGCCGCCCGGCGCACCCGAGCCGCGGGACGGGTGGTCGGACCCGTCCCGCATCGCCGCACACCGGCTGCCCCAGCCGGGCCCGTCCTCCTGGGCGAGGACGTACTGGCCCGGCTAG
- a CDS encoding Maf family protein, producing the protein MTDQPRRRLVLASQSPARLNLLRQAGLTPEVLVSGVDEDAVTAPTPAELALALAEAKASVVAARPDVKGALVIGCDSVLDLDGEALGKPADAEEATARWKAMRGRAGTLQTGHCVYDTESGRYASATASTVVRFGDPTDEEIAAYVASGEPLHVAGAFTLDGRSAPFIDGIEGDHGNVIGISLPLVRRLLGRLGVGITELWAPAEA; encoded by the coding sequence ATGACTGATCAGCCGCGCCGCCGACTCGTCCTCGCCTCCCAGTCCCCCGCCCGGCTCAACCTTCTGCGCCAGGCCGGGCTGACCCCAGAGGTCCTGGTGAGCGGTGTCGACGAGGACGCCGTCACCGCCCCCACCCCCGCCGAGCTGGCCCTCGCGCTGGCCGAGGCGAAGGCCTCCGTCGTGGCGGCCCGCCCCGACGTCAAGGGCGCCCTCGTCATCGGCTGCGACTCGGTCCTCGACCTCGACGGCGAAGCACTCGGCAAGCCGGCCGACGCCGAGGAGGCCACGGCCCGCTGGAAGGCGATGCGCGGCCGCGCGGGCACCCTGCAGACCGGCCACTGCGTCTACGACACCGAGAGCGGCCGCTACGCCTCGGCGACCGCCTCCACGGTCGTCCGCTTCGGCGACCCCACCGACGAGGAGATCGCCGCCTACGTGGCCTCCGGCGAACCGCTGCACGTCGCCGGGGCGTTCACCCTGGACGGCCGCTCGGCCCCGTTCATCGACGGCATCGAGGGCGACCACGGCAACGTCATCGGCATCAGCCTGCCCCTGGTGCGGCGGCTGCTCGGCCGGCTCGGCGTCGGCATCACGGAGTTGTGGGCGCCGGCGGAGGCGTGA
- a CDS encoding TetR/AcrR family transcriptional regulator: protein MRADARRNHERLLTEARAVFAEHGTDASLEDVARRAGVGIGTLYRHFPNRDALVSAVFEDAVDELLTRSRQLLTDPEPCAALVTWLREMVTHAGEYRGLARSLMAVSADGSSALARCSDPIRQAGGALLARAQQAGSVRADVAITDLLQLTHAIALAAEETPTDPDLADRLLHLTLRGLKP from the coding sequence ATGCGCGCGGACGCCCGCCGCAATCACGAACGGCTGCTGACGGAGGCCCGCGCGGTCTTCGCCGAGCACGGCACGGACGCGTCCCTGGAGGACGTGGCCCGGCGGGCCGGGGTCGGCATCGGCACCCTGTACCGGCACTTCCCGAACCGGGACGCCCTGGTGAGCGCCGTCTTCGAGGACGCCGTCGACGAGCTGCTGACCCGCTCGCGCCAGCTCCTCACGGACCCGGAGCCCTGCGCGGCGCTGGTGACCTGGCTGCGCGAGATGGTGACCCACGCGGGCGAGTACCGCGGGCTGGCCCGCTCCCTGATGGCGGTCTCCGCCGACGGCTCCTCGGCGCTCGCCCGGTGCAGCGACCCGATCCGGCAGGCGGGCGGGGCACTGCTCGCCCGCGCCCAGCAGGCCGGCTCCGTCCGCGCGGACGTGGCGATCACCGACCTGCTCCAGCTGACGCACGCGATAGCCCTGGCGGCCGAGGAAACCCCGACCGACCCAGACTTGGCGGACCGCCTCCTCCACCTGACCCTGCGAGGCCTGAAGCCGTGA
- a CDS encoding adenylate/guanylate cyclase domain-containing protein has product MTVDDTGSGGDGRVDPHAAEPGEDPLALRLEQLILGAERRYTPFQAARSAGVSMELASRFWRAMGFADIGQAKALTEADVLALRRLAGLVEAGLLSEAMAVQVARSTGQTTARLAEWQIDSFLEGLTEPPEPGMTRTEVTYPLIELLLPELEEFLVYVWRRQLAAATGRVVQAADDEEMVDRRLAVGFADLVGFTRLTRRMEEEELGELVEAFETTAADLVAANGGRLIKTLGDEVLYAADDAGVAAEIALRLIETVANDETMPELRVGIAFGTVTTRMGDVFGTTVNLASRLTSIAPRDAVLVDSAFAEELIRTGEAPASEAEAAEAAATAEKEGEEPPVYRFALQPMWQRPVRGLGVVEPWLLTRRTPAGEE; this is encoded by the coding sequence GTGACCGTCGACGACACGGGCTCCGGCGGGGACGGCCGCGTGGACCCCCACGCCGCCGAACCGGGCGAGGACCCTCTCGCCCTGCGCCTGGAACAGCTCATCCTCGGCGCCGAGCGGCGCTACACCCCGTTCCAGGCGGCCCGCAGCGCCGGTGTCTCCATGGAGCTGGCCTCGCGGTTCTGGCGGGCCATGGGCTTCGCCGACATCGGGCAGGCCAAGGCGCTGACCGAGGCCGACGTACTGGCGCTGCGCCGCCTGGCCGGTCTGGTCGAGGCGGGACTGCTCAGCGAGGCCATGGCGGTGCAGGTCGCCCGGTCCACCGGGCAGACCACGGCCCGGCTCGCGGAGTGGCAGATCGACTCCTTCCTGGAGGGCCTGACCGAGCCGCCCGAGCCCGGGATGACCCGCACCGAGGTCACCTATCCGCTGATCGAGCTGCTGCTGCCGGAGCTGGAGGAGTTCCTCGTCTACGTCTGGCGGCGCCAGCTGGCCGCCGCCACCGGCCGGGTCGTGCAGGCCGCCGACGACGAGGAGATGGTGGACCGGCGGCTGGCCGTGGGCTTCGCCGACCTCGTCGGCTTCACCCGGCTGACCCGCCGTATGGAGGAGGAGGAGCTCGGCGAGCTCGTCGAGGCCTTCGAGACGACGGCGGCGGACCTGGTGGCCGCGAACGGCGGACGGCTGATCAAGACCCTCGGCGACGAGGTTCTGTACGCCGCCGACGACGCGGGCGTCGCCGCGGAGATCGCGCTGCGGCTCATCGAGACCGTGGCGAACGACGAGACCATGCCGGAACTGCGGGTCGGCATCGCCTTCGGCACGGTGACCACCCGGATGGGCGACGTCTTCGGTACGACGGTGAACCTCGCCTCCCGGCTGACCTCCATAGCCCCCCGCGACGCCGTCCTCGTGGACAGCGCGTTCGCGGAGGAGCTGATCCGGACCGGCGAGGCCCCCGCCTCGGAGGCCGAGGCGGCGGAGGCGGCCGCCACCGCCGAGAAGGAGGGCGAGGAGCCGCCGGTGTACCGGTTCGCGCTCCAGCCGATGTGGCAGCGGCCGGTGCGTGGCCTCGGGGTTGTGGAACCGTGGCTGCTGACCCGGAGGACGCCCGCCGGGGAGGAGTGA
- a CDS encoding GGDEF domain-containing protein yields the protein MGEDRRLAAVVALAQGMAAAHTPRESWRAAALGACRALSGSFAALSVWERELGRLRVLVNVGDRTQGEEEFPAEETYPVHQFPEITEFLHERWAAGGEPDAWVETAEGPAAGHPGYCHQRVAALRRRGRGCCVVAPIVLHGRAWGELYVARPAGVPVFDRGDADFATVLASVVAAGLAQTERLEEARRLAFTDALTGLANRRAVDVRLEEAVERHRVDGVVVSLVVCDLNGLKRVNDTQGHAVGDRLLERFGSVLSLCGAMLPGALAARLGGDEFCLLAVGSPADDVVKAADQLCRRAAELELGEGVACGVASTEDPIGTVRSARRLFRLADAAQYRAKAERAERPVVAGREGPDDPVVRLADAEPSGEGAVERRRFRGRVP from the coding sequence ATGGGTGAGGACAGACGGCTCGCGGCCGTGGTCGCGTTGGCCCAGGGGATGGCGGCGGCGCACACCCCGCGCGAGTCCTGGCGGGCGGCCGCACTCGGGGCGTGCCGGGCGCTGTCGGGGAGTTTCGCCGCGCTGTCGGTGTGGGAGCGGGAGCTCGGACGGCTGCGGGTCCTCGTGAACGTGGGGGACCGCACCCAGGGCGAGGAGGAGTTTCCCGCCGAGGAGACGTATCCCGTCCATCAGTTCCCGGAGATCACCGAGTTCCTGCACGAGCGGTGGGCCGCCGGTGGTGAGCCGGACGCCTGGGTGGAGACGGCCGAGGGGCCGGCGGCCGGTCACCCCGGGTACTGCCATCAGCGGGTCGCCGCGCTGCGGCGGCGCGGCCGGGGCTGCTGTGTGGTCGCGCCGATCGTGCTGCACGGGCGGGCCTGGGGCGAGCTGTACGTGGCCCGGCCCGCGGGGGTCCCCGTGTTCGACCGCGGCGACGCCGACTTCGCGACCGTACTGGCCTCGGTGGTGGCCGCCGGGCTCGCGCAGACCGAGCGCCTGGAGGAGGCGCGGCGGCTGGCGTTCACGGACGCCCTGACCGGGCTGGCCAACCGGCGGGCCGTGGACGTCCGGCTGGAGGAGGCCGTCGAGCGGCACCGGGTCGACGGGGTCGTCGTCTCGCTCGTCGTCTGCGACCTGAACGGGCTCAAGCGGGTCAACGACACCCAGGGGCACGCCGTCGGCGACCGGCTGCTGGAGCGGTTCGGGTCGGTGCTGTCGCTGTGCGGGGCCATGCTGCCGGGGGCGCTCGCCGCGCGCCTCGGGGGCGACGAGTTCTGTCTGCTGGCGGTCGGCTCCCCGGCGGACGACGTCGTGAAGGCGGCCGACCAACTGTGCCGCCGGGCGGCCGAGTTGGAGCTGGGGGAGGGCGTGGCGTGCGGGGTCGCGTCCACCGAGGACCCGATCGGGACGGTGCGCAGCGCGCGGCGGCTGTTCCGGCTCGCGGACGCCGCGCAGTACCGGGCGAAGGCGGAGCGGGCGGAGCGGCCCGTGGTCGCGGGGCGGGAGGGGCCGGACGATCCCGTGGTGCGGCTCGCGGACGCCGAGCCGTCGGGGGAGGGTGCCGTGGAGCGGCGGCGGTTCCGCGGGCGGGTGCCGTGA
- a CDS encoding biotin--[acetyl-CoA-carboxylase] ligase: protein MTPRDASDDSRWSDLDRPPLNAAALRRGLVREGGLWDEVRVVARTGSTNTDLVALAAKGEAREGTVLVAEEQTAGKGRLDRDWTAPARSGLFFSVLLNPAEVPVTRWGWLPLLTGVAVATGLSRAAGVDTALKWPNDLLLTVGGEERKAGGILAERAGDEGVVIGVGINVTLRADELPVPQAGSLALAGAVSTDRDPLLRAVLRSLEEWYGRWRGAGGDPEASGLQETYAAGCATLGKRVRAELPGDRAITGEAVALDGDGRLVIATGEGVQEPVGAGDIVHLRKA, encoded by the coding sequence ATGACGCCGCGAGATGCATCAGACGACAGCCGTTGGTCGGACCTGGACCGTCCGCCGCTCAACGCCGCCGCGCTGCGCCGGGGGCTCGTCCGCGAGGGCGGGCTCTGGGACGAGGTGCGGGTCGTGGCGCGCACCGGCTCCACCAACACCGACCTGGTCGCGCTGGCCGCGAAGGGCGAGGCCCGCGAGGGCACGGTCCTCGTCGCCGAGGAGCAGACGGCCGGCAAGGGCCGCCTCGACCGCGACTGGACGGCACCGGCCCGCTCCGGGCTGTTCTTCTCCGTCCTGCTGAACCCGGCCGAGGTGCCGGTGACCCGCTGGGGGTGGCTGCCGCTGCTCACCGGCGTCGCCGTGGCGACCGGGCTCTCGCGCGCGGCGGGCGTGGACACGGCACTCAAGTGGCCGAACGACCTGCTGCTGACCGTGGGCGGCGAGGAGCGCAAGGCCGGCGGCATCCTGGCCGAGCGGGCCGGCGACGAGGGCGTCGTCATCGGCGTCGGCATCAACGTGACGCTGCGCGCGGACGAGCTCCCGGTGCCCCAGGCCGGCTCGCTGGCGCTCGCCGGGGCCGTCAGCACCGACCGGGACCCCCTGCTGCGGGCCGTGCTGCGGTCCCTGGAGGAGTGGTACGGACGGTGGCGGGGCGCGGGCGGCGACCCGGAGGCCAGCGGACTCCAGGAGACGTACGCGGCGGGCTGTGCGACGTTGGGCAAGCGGGTACGGGCGGAGCTGCCGGGAGACCGGGCGATCACCGGGGAGGCGGTCGCCCTCGACGGCGACGGGCGGCTCGTGATCGCGACCGGGGAGGGCGTGCAGGAACCCGTGGGCGCCGGCGACATCGTGCACCTGCGCAAGGCCTGA
- a CDS encoding enoyl-CoA hydratase/isomerase family protein — MSEERFGEFVLVRRHGDGHVAELALDRPKAMNAVSTEMARSIAGACAALGADRDVRVVVVTSTHERAFCVGADLKERNSFSDADLVRQRPVARGAYTGVLELPVPTVAAVHGFALGGGFELALSCDVIVADPTAVVGLPEVSVGVIPGGGGTQLLPRRVGAARAAELIFTARRVEALEARELGLVDVLVEEGHDREEALALGARMAANSPVGLRAAKKALRLGFGMDLRAGLEVEDAAWRSVAFSGDRAEGVAAFNEKRKPQWPGE, encoded by the coding sequence ATGAGTGAGGAGCGGTTCGGGGAGTTCGTCCTGGTGCGGCGGCATGGGGACGGGCATGTCGCGGAGCTGGCCCTCGACCGGCCCAAGGCCATGAACGCCGTCTCGACGGAGATGGCGCGGTCGATCGCGGGTGCCTGCGCGGCGCTGGGCGCCGACCGTGACGTACGGGTCGTGGTGGTCACCTCCACGCACGAGCGGGCGTTCTGTGTCGGGGCGGACCTGAAGGAGCGCAACTCCTTCAGCGACGCCGACCTGGTGCGCCAGCGCCCGGTCGCGCGCGGTGCGTACACGGGCGTGCTGGAGCTGCCCGTGCCGACGGTCGCCGCCGTGCACGGCTTCGCGCTGGGCGGCGGCTTCGAGCTGGCGCTGTCCTGCGACGTGATCGTGGCGGACCCGACGGCCGTGGTGGGCCTGCCCGAGGTGTCGGTCGGCGTGATCCCCGGGGGCGGTGGTACGCAGTTGCTGCCGCGCCGGGTCGGGGCGGCCCGGGCGGCCGAGCTGATCTTCACCGCGCGCCGTGTCGAGGCCCTGGAGGCCCGTGAGCTGGGCCTGGTCGACGTCCTGGTCGAGGAGGGGCACGACCGCGAGGAGGCGCTGGCGCTGGGCGCCCGGATGGCCGCGAACTCGCCGGTGGGCCTGCGGGCCGCGAAGAAGGCGCTGCGCCTGGGCTTCGGGATGGATCTGCGGGCCGGGCTGGAGGTGGAGGACGCGGCCTGGCGGTCGGTGGCGTTCTCCGGGGACCGTGCGGAGGGCGTGGCCGCCTTCAACGAGAAGCGCAAGCCCCAGTGGCCGGGGGAGTGA
- a CDS encoding acyl-CoA carboxylase subunit beta: MSEPEEQIDIHTTAGKLADLQRRIEEATHAGSARAVEKQHAKGKLTARERIELLLDEGSFVELDEFARHRSTNFGLDKNRPYGDGVVTGYGTVDGRPVAVFSQDFTVFGGALGEVYGQKIVKVMDFALKTGCPVIGINDSGGARIQEGVASLGAYGEIFRRNTHASGVIPQISLVVGPCAGGAVYSPAITDFTVMVDQTSHMFITGPDVIKTVTGEDVGFEELGGARTHNSASGVAHHMAGDEKDAIEYVKQLLSYLPSNNLSEPPAFPEEADLAVTDEDRELDTIVPDSANQPYDMHTVIEHVLDDAEFFETQALFAPNIVTGFGRVEGRPVGIVANQPMQFAGCLDIAASEKAARFVRTCDAFNVPVLTFVDVPGFLPGVDQEHDGIIRRGAKLIYAYAEATVPLITVITRKAFGGAYDVMGSKHLGADLNLAWPTAQIAVMGAQGAVNILHRRTIAESDDPEATRARLMQEYEDTLLNPYVAAERGYVDAVIMPSDTRLHVVRGLRQLRTKRESLPPKKHGNIPL, encoded by the coding sequence ATGTCCGAGCCGGAAGAGCAGATCGACATCCACACCACCGCGGGCAAGCTCGCGGATCTCCAGCGCCGCATCGAGGAAGCGACGCACGCCGGCTCCGCACGCGCCGTCGAGAAGCAGCACGCCAAGGGCAAGTTGACGGCCCGTGAGCGTATCGAGCTCCTCCTCGACGAGGGGTCGTTCGTCGAACTCGACGAGTTCGCCCGGCACCGCTCCACCAACTTCGGGCTGGACAAGAACCGCCCCTACGGCGACGGCGTCGTCACCGGCTACGGCACGGTCGACGGACGCCCGGTGGCCGTCTTCTCCCAGGACTTCACGGTCTTCGGCGGCGCCCTCGGCGAGGTCTACGGCCAGAAGATCGTCAAGGTCATGGACTTCGCGCTGAAGACCGGCTGCCCGGTCATCGGCATCAACGACTCCGGCGGCGCCCGCATCCAGGAGGGTGTGGCCTCGCTCGGCGCGTACGGGGAGATCTTCCGCCGCAACACGCACGCCTCCGGTGTGATCCCGCAGATCAGCCTGGTGGTCGGTCCCTGTGCGGGCGGCGCGGTCTACTCCCCCGCGATCACCGACTTCACGGTGATGGTCGACCAGACCAGCCACATGTTCATCACCGGCCCGGACGTCATCAAGACCGTCACCGGTGAGGACGTCGGCTTCGAGGAGCTGGGCGGCGCCCGCACCCACAACTCCGCGTCCGGCGTGGCCCATCACATGGCGGGCGACGAGAAGGACGCCATCGAGTACGTCAAGCAGCTGCTGTCGTACCTGCCGTCCAACAATCTGTCCGAGCCCCCGGCGTTCCCGGAGGAGGCGGACCTCGCGGTCACCGACGAGGACCGCGAGCTGGACACGATCGTGCCGGACAGCGCGAACCAGCCGTACGACATGCACACGGTGATCGAGCACGTCCTGGACGACGCCGAGTTCTTCGAGACGCAGGCGCTGTTCGCGCCGAACATCGTCACCGGCTTCGGCCGGGTCGAGGGCCGCCCGGTCGGCATCGTCGCGAACCAGCCGATGCAGTTCGCGGGGTGCCTGGACATCGCCGCCTCGGAGAAGGCCGCGCGGTTCGTGCGGACCTGCGACGCGTTCAACGTGCCGGTGCTGACCTTCGTCGACGTCCCCGGGTTCCTGCCGGGCGTGGACCAGGAGCACGACGGCATCATCCGGCGCGGCGCCAAGCTGATCTACGCCTACGCCGAGGCCACCGTCCCGCTGATCACCGTGATCACCCGCAAGGCGTTCGGCGGCGCCTACGACGTCATGGGCTCCAAGCACCTGGGCGCCGACCTGAACCTGGCCTGGCCGACCGCGCAGATCGCCGTGATGGGCGCCCAGGGCGCCGTCAACATCCTGCACCGCCGCACCATCGCCGAGTCGGACGACCCGGAGGCGACCCGCGCCCGGCTGATGCAGGAGTACGAGGACACCCTGCTCAACCCGTACGTCGCCGCCGAGCGCGGATACGTCGACGCGGTCATCATGCCGTCGGACACCCGTCTGCACGTCGTGCGCGGCCTGCGTCAGCTGCGGACGAAGCGGGAATCCCTGCCCCCGAAGAAGCACGGCAACATCCCCCTCTAG